The window ATAGCACCATCAGATACCAAAACTTCTCCTTTTTTAACACGGTCAAGTAGCAAACTCATAACTCAATTCCAAGCCTCGCTTTTATTTTCTTATCATACGGATGTTTAATCTTTACATACCGTGTTACTAAATCAGAAAGCTCAATAATTTCCTTATCTTCTCCTCTGCCTGTCAAAATAAGCTCTGTATTTTGAGGCTTATTTTTAAGAAATTCTACAAGCCTCTCTTTATCAAGTAAATTTCCTCTTATCAAAAGATTTACTTCATCAAGTATCACTAGATCATAATGTTTCTGTTCTATCTCGTTAGCAATCTTATCTATAATTTTCTTAAAAAAATCTTTCGCCTTTTTCTTTCTCTCTTGTCCTAACTTTTCACAAAATGCATAATCATGGCCAAAACACTTAATATCAACTCCCAGCTCCCTCAGGACAACTTGTTCTCCTGAACTATCATCCTTTTTCAGGAATTGGATCATATAAACATTTAACCCGTTGCCCTTAGCACGAATTGCTTGTCCTATTGCTGCTGTTGTCTTGCCTTTACCATTTCCGGTATATACCTGAACAAGTCCTGTTTTTAACATCTTAACCCCATTATAGAATATATCTTCTTCATATCCACACTCTTTCTTACTAATAAAGCTAATTTATCATACTCCTGTTCCTTATCAAACAGATTGTTTAATCCTCCTTCTGGTAATCGTTTGGATTTCCTTATATTATTTAAAAATGCAGCCCTAAAATTATCATTATCAAAAATGCCGTGAATATATGTCCCCCATACTCTTCCATCACAACTTTTTGTCCCGTCTTTTATGTTAACCCCTTTGCCAGACCTCTCGAATATCTCAAAAATTGGTTTTGTTGTATTGTCTAACCGTGTCTGACCCATATGTATCTCATAACCATGTATTTCTCCTGAGGAGAAAAGGTTATCATATGCTTTTATCTGATGAGTTTGTTTTTCTTTTTTTATTGTTGTAGTTATATCTAACAAACCCATTCCTTTTATGTTTGTTTTTTTAGTTTCAATATGATCTGGGTCAATAATTTCTCTACCAAGCATTTGATAGCCGCCACATATACCAATTATAGAAACTCCCTTTCTGCTGTATTCTTTTATTTTTGATGTAAAACCACTCTTTCTCAGAACTGCTAAATCATCTATTGTGTTTTTACTGCCTGGAATTATGATAACGTCTGCATGTTTAAGCCCATCAGACTGCTTAATATACTCAAGCTCCACACCGTGTTCCTTCTCCAGCATATCAAAATCTGTAAAATTGGAAATATGAGGTAAATAAATAACCTTTATTCTTATATTATCCCTATCTCTCGCAGAAGAACTACTTTTGTAAGGATCAATACATACAGAATCTTCTTCCTGAATCTTTATATCGGTAAAATACGGGATCACGCCAAGAACAGGTTTCTGCGTTTTTTTCTCCAAAAATGTTATTGCAGGTTCCAAAAGACTTCTGTCTCCCCGAAACTTGTTTATTAAAAATCCCTTAACACGTTTTTTCTCACTATCTGATATAAGCTCCATAGTGCCGACAAGCCACGCAAAAACTCCGCCCAGATTTATATCGCCGACAAGGATTACAGGCGCATCTATTTTTTCGGCAATACTCATATTCACAATATCGTTTTTTCGTAAATTGATCTCTGCAGGAGAACCGGCTCCTTCTATTACAACTATGTCATTTTCCTCTGCAAGTCTGTTAAATGATGCTATTACTACATTCATTAATTTTGGTTTATGCTTATGGTATGTAACGCTGTCCATATTTCCGACAGGTTTTCCCATGACAATAACCTGACATCCCACATCCGATGATGGTTTGAGTAAAACAGGATTCATATCGACTGAGGGCTCTATTCCACAAGCTTCTGCCTGAACAACCTGGGCTCTTCCCATCTCTTCACCATTTTTGGTTACAAAGGAATTTAAAGCCATATTCTGCGCCTTAAATGGCGCTACTTTATAACCATCAGCCATAAATATTCTGCACAGCGCAGCAGTAACTACACTTTTGCCCACATAAGAACCAGTTCCCTGAATCATTATTGTCTTTGCTTGCATAAGACTCCTAATATTCTACTGCAGGACTTTAGCCTTTTCTTCTTCTGAAACTACCAGTATGTATGGCTTAGAAGAAATAGGATTTTTTTTAACTACTACTGTTGTGTTGTAAACATCCTCAATAATCTGATATGTTAATACTTCATGTGGTGCGCCAACTTTGTGAATAAGTCCATTGTTAAGAAGAATTAATCTATCGCAATATTCGCTTGCCAGATTAAGATCATGCAAAACCACAATCACGGTAAGTCCATTTTGCCTATTTAACCTTCTTATAAGATCTAACACTCTAATTTGATGTGTTATATCCAAATGAGCGGTGGGTTCATCTAAAAGA of the bacterium genome contains:
- a CDS encoding cobyric acid synthase, translating into MQAKTIMIQGTGSYVGKSVVTAALCRIFMADGYKVAPFKAQNMALNSFVTKNGEEMGRAQVVQAEACGIEPSVDMNPVLLKPSSDVGCQVIVMGKPVGNMDSVTYHKHKPKLMNVVIASFNRLAEENDIVVIEGAGSPAEINLRKNDIVNMSIAEKIDAPVILVGDINLGGVFAWLVGTMELISDSEKKRVKGFLINKFRGDRSLLEPAITFLEKKTQKPVLGVIPYFTDIKIQEEDSVCIDPYKSSSSARDRDNIRIKVIYLPHISNFTDFDMLEKEHGVELEYIKQSDGLKHADVIIIPGSKNTIDDLAVLRKSGFTSKIKEYSRKGVSIIGICGGYQMLGREIIDPDHIETKKTNIKGMGLLDITTTIKKEKQTHQIKAYDNLFSSGEIHGYEIHMGQTRLDNTTKPIFEIFERSGKGVNIKDGTKSCDGRVWGTYIHGIFDNDNFRAAFLNNIRKSKRLPEGGLNNLFDKEQEYDKLALLVRKSVDMKKIYSIMGLRC
- a CDS encoding cob(I)yrinic acid a,c-diamide adenosyltransferase, with translation MLKTGLVQVYTGNGKGKTTAAIGQAIRAKGNGLNVYMIQFLKKDDSSGEQVVLRELGVDIKCFGHDYAFCEKLGQERKKKAKDFFKKIIDKIANEIEQKHYDLVILDEVNLLIRGNLLDKERLVEFLKNKPQNTELILTGRGEDKEIIELSDLVTRYVKIKHPYDKKIKARLGIEL